In Euphorbia lathyris chromosome 10, ddEupLath1.1, whole genome shotgun sequence, a single genomic region encodes these proteins:
- the LOC136209896 gene encoding trihelix transcription factor PTL — MEMEDHNHHHHHNHNNQYNIDLRHFITGTTRPQHFPPPPPLPVDLFRTHHPQHQQHHHQQQQLPHHYDMMMLMPRAGGAGLHEFHSDSTPSTCIAPAQSPNLNQTTTPTSTTTFLGSASGNSANTALAAGCSTPTLCAMDGGDAGSFGGDGGTGRWPRQETLTLLEIRSRLDLKFKEANQKGPLWDEVSRIMSEEHGYQRSGKKCREKFENLYKYYKKTKEGKAGRQDGKHYRFFRQLEALYGETSNVCSIPESQFIGTGGRFHTGINTSMQANQENFHSHKVCDSLSLSNSSEFDTCSSDDNDLSTATLLENDSSEKIRRKRGKSWKSKIKDFIDSQMRKLIERQETWLEKLTTTLEEKEQERMLREEEWRKQEAARVEKEHKFWAKERAWIEARDATLMDTLRKLTGKEAENQNENENECDNNNNDINNNNIWEESEVSRLMQLRSNLEPRFQQSGSIEEEEALWKDIARKMGCLGYEKNPLMCKEKWDSISNYNRKMMMMMSNKKRKENTNSNSNSSYFYYEQQGNTNHQHQQGNESCFPFLMSDGGGGGGVAGGGDQINLWENYGLKLSKGEDEDGETQ, encoded by the exons ATGGAAATGGAAGATCacaaccaccaccaccaccacaacCACAACAATCAGTACAACATAGATCTCCGTCACTTCATCACCGGAACCACCCGTCCTCAACATTTCCCTCCCCCTCCTCCACTCCCCGTCGACCTCTTCCGAACTCACCACCCCCAGCACCAGCAGCATCAccaccagcagcagcagcttccGCACCACTACGATATGATGATGCTCATGCCTCGCGCCGGAGGCGCCGGATTACACGAATTTCACTCCGATTCTACTCCTTCTACTTGTATCGCTCCTGCTCAGAGTCCGAATCTGAATCAGACGACGACGCCGACTTCTACGACGACGTTTCTTGGTTCTGCTTCGGGTAATAGTGCTAACACTGCTCTCGCTGCTGGTTGTTCTACTCCTACACTGTGTGCGATGGACGGTGGTGATGCTGGTTCTTTCGGCGGCGATGGTGGAACTGGAAGATGGCCTCGTCAAGAGACGTTGACACTTCTTGAGATCAGATCTCGGCTCGATTTAAAGTTTAAAGAAGCTAATCAGAAAGGTCCTTTGTGGGATGAAGTTTCTAG GATAATGTCTGAGGAGCATGGATATCAAAGGAGTGGGAAGAAATGCAGGGAGAAGTTTGAGAACTTGTACAAGTATTACAAGAAGACAAAGGAAGGAAAAGCAGGAAGGCAAGATGGTAAGCATTATAGATTCTTTAGGCAACTTGAAGCTCTTTATGGAGAGACAAGCAATGTTTGTTCAATCCCGGAATCCCAATTCATAGGAACCGGTGGCCGGTTTCATACTGGGATTAACACTTCTATGCAAGCTAATCaagagaatttccattctcacAAAGTGTGTGATAGTCTTAGCCTCTCGAATTCGTCTGAATTCGATACTTGTTCGTCCGATGATAATGATCTCAGCACGGCTACATTGCTTGAGAATGATTCATCTGAGAAGATTAGGAGGAAGAGAGGGAAGAGCTGGAAATCGAAGATTAAAGACTTCATCGATTCGCAGATGAGGAAGCTAATCGAGAGGCAAGAAACATGGTTGGAGAAGTTGACAACAACACTTGAAGAGAAGGAGCAAGAGAGAATGTTGAGAGAAGAAGAATGGAGGAAACAAGAAGCTGCAAGAGTTGAAAAAGAGCACAAGTTTTGGGCTAAAGAAAGAGCATGGATTGAAGCTAGAGATGCTACTTTAATGGATACATTGAGAAAACTAACCGGAAAGGAAGCCGAAAATCAGAATGAAAACGAAAACGAATgtgataataataacaacgacatcaacaacaacaacatctGGGAAGAATCAGAAGTTTCAAGATTAATGCAATTGAGAAGTAACTTAGAGCCAAGGTTCCAACAAAGTGGGAgcatagaagaagaagaagcattaTGGAAAGATATAGCAAGAAAAATGGGATGTTTAGGATATGAAAAGAACCCATTAATGTGCAAGGAAAAATGGGATAGCATAAGCAATTACAACAggaaaatgatgatgatgatgagcaaCAAGAAAAGGAAGGAGAATACAAACTCAAACTCAAATTCAAGTTATTTCTACTATGAACAACAAGGGAACACTAATCATCAACACCAACAAGGAAATGAGAGTTGTTTTCCATTCTTGATGAGTgatggaggaggaggaggaggagtagCAGGAGGAGGAGATCAAATAAACTTGTGGGAAAACTATGGATTGAAGCTAAGTAaaggagaagatgaagatggtGAAACTCAGTGA